The following are encoded together in the Vespa velutina chromosome 3, iVesVel2.1, whole genome shotgun sequence genome:
- the LOC124948135 gene encoding tyrosine-protein kinase Abl isoform X2, with protein MGAQQTKDRIIPAGSTVRQTRKQPRNLKESRIIGSNIFTEHSEALLQSRPLPHIPALPEGDPPSSSNVQPISQQTNIQQHTSISTSGLLEAANRWTSKENLLTQEEDDPQLFVALYDFQAGGENQLSLKKGEQVRILSYNKSGEWCEAHSSAGQVGWVPSNYVTPVNSLEKHSWYHGRISRNAAEYLLSSGINGSFLVRESESSPGQRSISLRYEGRVYHYRINEDSEGKMFVTTESKFNTLAELVHHHSMLADGLITQLLYPAPKHNKPTVFPLSPEPDEWEINRTDIVMRHKLGGGQYGDVYEAVWKRYNMTVAVKTLKEDTMALKDFLEEAAIMKEMKHRNLVQLLGVCTREPPFYIITEFMSKGNLLDYLRNESKHQINAVVLMHMATQIASGMSYLESRNFIHRDLAARNCLVGENHLVKVADFGLARLMRDDTYTAHAGAKFPIKWTAPEGLAYNKFSTKSDVWAFGILLWEIATYGMSPYPGVDLTDVYHMLEKGYRMECPPGCPPKVYELMRQCWQWSAVERPTFKEIHHSLENMFQESSITEEVEKQLQGGGEIPLLAYKKSQTGSTGNIHGLVLVSEQMSSSGIPQDGASSVTKLSTFVGGLSSKSNSNIVQMRRSTNKKGKQAPAPPKRTSLLSSCSSFRDSAYQEQDQQNTDAAAIALDDATDLNGITRDLVTMATQSITTGGCEVDDDGDGSQGTAEPNFVPQPSTSPEPVSNIPCNQKQIKTRPYPSKEVLPQKLVHVGALEVQNVKRAINRYGTLPKGARIGAYLESLRQSGMPSNQENIATTSAISTVVEQHDVTSSTDTPQHRSLSPRQNNLRNQPQMTRSNSSSGVVNTYQPPNSPRSRTVGIRKNNTENIGLRTFRGPNNTGFRTASPSRSVQPTLADLEFPPPPIDLPPPPDEIFNPADQCDLPPPVTASPNSDISHIKTNSPVSVRKLKSEWKIKDEVNDDQDDKNNDVRNVEPSVKEASSRFGVNLRRRETTSEIHCAVNKSLDDKKTILKTKEVSSNVRLESTELTSSPEEAPPPPPPPPPPPTAVGITDTFESKPGMKEMLELKLVNEIKQSADMKHGGSVKKSGIAGNVPSLPLDPASQLLSELCASFSMDTNKHSVQNEYAISNLKSNDSFSIAQDHHLNLDKHTTHKEIDASSPITESVISTGNIGFKLKKVDKRNNPQKEETGDNQIIDFKARLRKVDNAEKDKVVEDKTKRFDDIGSSITDSSELGTDDQVDDKRRSTGSISSLKKLWENKEASCDNQPLSPKLSVRGVNKPDIVDAGEDSPEDHSGASTRSSTSKGDTRVWPPTSSTDIEKPVVPAKPLKPLVSSTKHFGSSIYATPNCNKSTSQTDEDANKQTAESKGAVKHSVIEISNVIENSILNLRGSPTIIMASWLQLSDKVGLLHGMCISLTDTAIAPHARFQFRDLLTRLELQARQLRAAGTRNIAENTRLLSEVQNTIKDVINTVQR; from the exons ATGGGTGCTCAACAAACTAAAGACAGAATAATTCCAGCCGGGTCTACCGTGCGACAAACGCGAAAGCAACCCAGAAATTTAAAGGAGTCTCGTATTATAGGATCTAACATATTTACTGAACATAGTG agGCTCTATTACAAAGTAGACCCCTACCTCACATTCCAGCATTACCAGAGGGGGATCCGCCTAGTAGTTCTAATGTTCAACCTATTTCACAACAAACAAATATTCAGCAACATACTAGTATATCTACTAGTGGACTCCTTGAAGCTGCTAACag GTGGACTAGCAAGGAGAATCTTTTAACACAAGAAGAAGATGATCCACAATTATTTGTTGCATTATATGATTTTCAAGCAGGAGGAGAAAATCAGCTTAGTTTGAAGAAAG gTGAACAAGTACGTATTCTCAGTTATAATAAAAGTGGAGAGTGGTGTGAAGCACATTCAAGTGCTGGTCAAGTAGGGTGGGTTCCGTCGAACTATGTAACTCCTGTTAATTCTTTGGAAAAGCATTCTTGGTATCATGGAAGAATATCTAGAAATGCTGCAGAATATCTTCTAAGTTCTGGCATAAATGGTAGTTTTCTTGTTCGTGAATCAGAGAGTAGTCCAGGTCAACGTAGCATTTCTTTAAGATATGAAGGACGAGTGTATCATTATAGAATCAATGAAGATAGTGAAGGAAAG ATGTTTGTCACAAcagaaagtaaatttaatacattAGCTGAACTGGTTCACCATCATTCAATGCTTGCTGACGGTCTTATTACGCAACTGCTTTATCCTGCACCAAAGCATAACAAGCCTACTGTGTTTCCACTTAGTCCAG AGCCAGATGAATGGGAAATTAATCGGACTGATATAGTAATGAGGCATAAATTAGGTGGGGGACAGTATGGTGATGTATATGAAGCAGTTTGGAAGAGGTATAATATGACAGTTGCTGTGAAGACATTAAag GAAGATACCATGGCACTTAAAGATTTTCTGGAAGAAGCTgctataatgaaagaaatgaaacacaGAAATTTGGTACAATTATTAGGAGTTTGTACACGTGAACCACCATTTTACATTATCACAGAATTTATGAGTAAAggaaatttattagattacTTGCGTAATGAAAGCAAACATCAAATCAATGCTGTTGTTCTCATGCACATGGCAACTCAAATAGCAAGTGGTATGAGCTATTTAGAAAGCAGAAATTTTATTCACAg AGATTTAGCAGCACGTAATTGTTTGGTTGGAGAAAATCATTTAGTAAAAGTCGCAGATTTTGGTTTAGCACGATTAATGAGAGATGATACATATACAGCTCATGCTGGTGCTAAATTTCCCATAAAATGGACTGCCCCGGAAGGTTTagcttataataaattttctacaaag TCTGATGTGTGGGCATTTGGAATCTTATTGTGGGAAATTGCGACTTATGGTATGTCTCCATACCCTGGTGTGGATTTGACAGATGTTTATCATATGTTGGAAAAGGGTTATAGGATGGAATGTCCACCTGGTTGTCCACCTAAAGTATACGAATTAATGAGACAATGTTGGCAATGGTCTGCAGTAGAACGACCAACCTTCAAAGAAATTCATCattcattagaaaatatgTTTCAAGAATCTAGTATTACAGAag aaGTTGAGAAACAACTGCAAGGTGGAGGAGAAATTCCATTGCTTGCATATAAAAAATCACAAACTGGTAGTACTGGAAACATCCATGGACTTGTACTTGTATCTGAACAAATGTCTTCCTCTGGTATACCACAAG ATGGTGCTAGTTCTGTAACTAAATTAAGTACTTTTGTGGGTGGATTATCGAGTAAAAGTAACAGTAATATCGTACAAATGAGACGttcaacaaataaaaaagggaaacaagCACCTGCACCTCCAAAACGAACGAG TCTATTATCATCGTGCAGTTCATTTCGCGATTCGGCATACCAGGAACAAGATCAACAAAATACCGATGCTGCCGCCATAGCACTTGATGATGCCACAGATCTAAATG GTATCACACGAGATCTTGTGACAATGGCTACACAGTCAATTACTACAGGAGGTTGCGAAGTGGACGACGATGGAGATGGGTCTCAGGGGACAGCAGAACCTAATTTTGTTCCTCAACCATCAACTTCGCCAGAACCTGTTTCCAACATACCATGCAATCagaaacaaattaaaacaCGACCTTATCCATCTAAGGAAGTACTGCCTCAGAAG tTGGTACATGTAGGTGCACTAGAGGTGCAAAATGTTAAGAGAGCAATTAACCGTTATGGTACCCTACCTAAGGGTGCAAGAATTGGCGCCTACCTAGAAAGTCTTCGGCAGAGCGGAATGCCTTCTAATCAAGAAAATATTGCAACTACTTCGGCAATATCTACAGTTGTGGAACAACATGATGTTACAAGTAGTACGGATACACCGCAGCATCGTTCGCTTTCTCCTCGTCAAAACAATTTACGTAATCAGCCTCAAATGACGCGCAGTAATTCTTCCAGTGGTGTAGTAAATACTTATCAACCACCAAATTCACCACGCAGTCGGACAGTAgggattagaaaaaataatacagaaaATATTGGATTAAGAACTTTCCGAGGTCCAAATAATACTGGTTTCAGAACAGCCAGTCCATCAAGATCCGTTCAACCAACGCTTGCTGATCTTGAATTTCCTCCACCACCTATTGACTTGCCACCACCACcagatgaaatttttaatcctGCAGATCAATGTGATTTGCCTCCGCCTGTAACGGCTTCTCCAAATAGTGATATTTCTCATATTAAAACTAATTCACCAGTAAGTGtcagaaaattaaaatcagaATGGAAAATAAAGGATGAAGTAAATGATGATCAAGATGATAAGAACAACGATGTTAGAAATGTAGAACCTTCTGTGAAAGAAGCTAGTTCTAGATTTGGTGTAAACTTACGGCGCAGAGAAACTACTAGCGAAATACATTGTGCCGTAAATAAATCTTTggatgataaaaaaacaattcttaAAACGAAAGAGGTATCTAGTAACGTAAGACTGGAATCAACAGAATTAACATCATCTCCAGAAgaagcaccaccaccacctccgccaccacctccacctcctacTGCTGTTGGTATAACAGATACATTTGAATCCAAACCAGGGATGAAGGAGATGTTAGAGTTAAAATTggttaatgaaataaaacaaagtgcTGATATGAAACACGGAGgatctgtaaaaaaaagtggaaTTGCAGGTAATGTACCTTCATTACCTCTTGATCCTGCATCTCAGTTATTATCAGAGTTATGTGCCAGCTTTAGTATGGATACAAATAAACATTCAGTACAAAATGAGTATGCCATTTCTAATCTGAAGAGCAATGATAGTTTTTCAATTGCACAGGATCATCATTTAAATCTTGATAAACACACTACACACAAAGAGATTGATGCATCTTCACCTATAACAGAGAGTGTAATAAGCACTGGCAATATAggcttcaaattgaaaaaggtAGATAAGAGGAATAACCcgcaaaaggaagaaactggagataatcaaataattgattttaaggCTAGATTACGAAAGGTAGATAATgcagaaaaagataaagttgtggaagataaaacaaaacggTTTGATGATATTGGAAGTAGTATCACAGATTCTTCAGAATTAGGTACAGATGATCAAGTTGATGATAAACGTAGAAGTACCGGAAGTATAAGTAGCCTAAAAAAATTatgggaaaataaagaagctTCCTGCGATAATCAACCGCTCAGTCCTAAATTAAGTGTTCGAGGTGTAAATAAACCAGATATAGTTGATGCAGGTGAAGACTCACCAGAAGATCATAGTGGGGCATCAACACGTAGTTCTACGAGTAAAGGAGACACAAGAGTATGGCCTCCGACATCATCCACAGATATAGAAAAACCTGTTGTGCCAGCTAAGCCACTAAAACCATTAGTTTCTTCAACTAAACATTTTGGTTCCTCAATATACGCTACACCAAATTGCAATAAGTCTACTTCACAGACAGATGAAGATGCAAATAAACAAACTGCCGAATCAAAAGGTGCAGTAAAACATAGTGTAATCGAAATTTCGAATGTTATTGAAAATAGTATTTTGAATCTTAGAGGTAGTCCAACTATAATCATGGCTAGTTGGCTTCAACTATCCGATAAAGTTGGTTTGCTCCATGGTATGTGCATAAGTCTTACAGATACTGCAATAGCACCACACGCGAGGTTTCAGTTCCGCGATTTACTCACTAGACTTGAGCTACAAGCACGACAACTAAGAGCAGCTGGAACAAGAAATATTGCAGAGAATACAAGACTATTAAGTGAGGttcaaaatacaataaaagatGTAATAAATACAGTGCAGagataa
- the LOC124948135 gene encoding tyrosine-protein kinase Abl isoform X3 yields the protein MGAQQTKDRIIPAGSTVRQTRKQPRNLKESRIIGSNIFTEHSEALLQSRPLPHIPALPEGDPPSSSNVQPISQQTNIQQHTSISTSGLLEAANRWTSKENLLTQEEDDPQLFVALYDFQAGGENQLSLKKGEQMFVTTESKFNTLAELVHHHSMLADGLITQLLYPAPKHNKPTVFPLSPEPDEWEINRTDIVMRHKLGGGQYGDVYEAVWKRYNMTVAVKTLKEDTMALKDFLEEAAIMKEMKHRNLVQLLGVCTREPPFYIITEFMSKGNLLDYLRNESKHQINAVVLMHMATQIASGMSYLESRNFIHRDLAARNCLVGENHLVKVADFGLARLMRDDTYTAHAGAKFPIKWTAPEGLAYNKFSTKSDVWAFGILLWEIATYGMSPYPGVDLTDVYHMLEKGYRMECPPGCPPKVYELMRQCWQWSAVERPTFKEIHHSLENMFQESSITEEVEKQLQGGGEIPLLAYKKSQTGSTGNIHGLVLVSEQMSSSGIPQDGASSVTKLSTFVGGLSSKSNSNIVQMRRSTNKKGKQAPAPPKRTSLLSSCSSFRDSAYQEQDQQNTDAAAIALDDATDLNGIDKIFEGITRDLVTMATQSITTGGCEVDDDGDGSQGTAEPNFVPQPSTSPEPVSNIPCNQKQIKTRPYPSKEVLPQKLVHVGALEVQNVKRAINRYGTLPKGARIGAYLESLRQSGMPSNQENIATTSAISTVVEQHDVTSSTDTPQHRSLSPRQNNLRNQPQMTRSNSSSGVVNTYQPPNSPRSRTVGIRKNNTENIGLRTFRGPNNTGFRTASPSRSVQPTLADLEFPPPPIDLPPPPDEIFNPADQCDLPPPVTASPNSDISHIKTNSPVSVRKLKSEWKIKDEVNDDQDDKNNDVRNVEPSVKEASSRFGVNLRRRETTSEIHCAVNKSLDDKKTILKTKEVSSNVRLESTELTSSPEEAPPPPPPPPPPPTAVGITDTFESKPGMKEMLELKLVNEIKQSADMKHGGSVKKSGIAGNVPSLPLDPASQLLSELCASFSMDTNKHSVQNEYAISNLKSNDSFSIAQDHHLNLDKHTTHKEIDASSPITESVISTGNIGFKLKKVDKRNNPQKEETGDNQIIDFKARLRKVDNAEKDKVVEDKTKRFDDIGSSITDSSELGTDDQVDDKRRSTGSISSLKKLWENKEASCDNQPLSPKLSVRGVNKPDIVDAGEDSPEDHSGASTRSSTSKGDTRVWPPTSSTDIEKPVVPAKPLKPLVSSTKHFGSSIYATPNCNKSTSQTDEDANKQTAESKGAVKHSVIEISNVIENSILNLRGSPTIIMASWLQLSDKVGLLHGMCISLTDTAIAPHARFQFRDLLTRLELQARQLRAAGTRNIAENTRLLSEVQNTIKDVINTVQR from the exons ATGGGTGCTCAACAAACTAAAGACAGAATAATTCCAGCCGGGTCTACCGTGCGACAAACGCGAAAGCAACCCAGAAATTTAAAGGAGTCTCGTATTATAGGATCTAACATATTTACTGAACATAGTG agGCTCTATTACAAAGTAGACCCCTACCTCACATTCCAGCATTACCAGAGGGGGATCCGCCTAGTAGTTCTAATGTTCAACCTATTTCACAACAAACAAATATTCAGCAACATACTAGTATATCTACTAGTGGACTCCTTGAAGCTGCTAACag GTGGACTAGCAAGGAGAATCTTTTAACACAAGAAGAAGATGATCCACAATTATTTGTTGCATTATATGATTTTCAAGCAGGAGGAGAAAATCAGCTTAGTTTGAAGAAAG gTGAACAA ATGTTTGTCACAAcagaaagtaaatttaatacattAGCTGAACTGGTTCACCATCATTCAATGCTTGCTGACGGTCTTATTACGCAACTGCTTTATCCTGCACCAAAGCATAACAAGCCTACTGTGTTTCCACTTAGTCCAG AGCCAGATGAATGGGAAATTAATCGGACTGATATAGTAATGAGGCATAAATTAGGTGGGGGACAGTATGGTGATGTATATGAAGCAGTTTGGAAGAGGTATAATATGACAGTTGCTGTGAAGACATTAAag GAAGATACCATGGCACTTAAAGATTTTCTGGAAGAAGCTgctataatgaaagaaatgaaacacaGAAATTTGGTACAATTATTAGGAGTTTGTACACGTGAACCACCATTTTACATTATCACAGAATTTATGAGTAAAggaaatttattagattacTTGCGTAATGAAAGCAAACATCAAATCAATGCTGTTGTTCTCATGCACATGGCAACTCAAATAGCAAGTGGTATGAGCTATTTAGAAAGCAGAAATTTTATTCACAg AGATTTAGCAGCACGTAATTGTTTGGTTGGAGAAAATCATTTAGTAAAAGTCGCAGATTTTGGTTTAGCACGATTAATGAGAGATGATACATATACAGCTCATGCTGGTGCTAAATTTCCCATAAAATGGACTGCCCCGGAAGGTTTagcttataataaattttctacaaag TCTGATGTGTGGGCATTTGGAATCTTATTGTGGGAAATTGCGACTTATGGTATGTCTCCATACCCTGGTGTGGATTTGACAGATGTTTATCATATGTTGGAAAAGGGTTATAGGATGGAATGTCCACCTGGTTGTCCACCTAAAGTATACGAATTAATGAGACAATGTTGGCAATGGTCTGCAGTAGAACGACCAACCTTCAAAGAAATTCATCattcattagaaaatatgTTTCAAGAATCTAGTATTACAGAag aaGTTGAGAAACAACTGCAAGGTGGAGGAGAAATTCCATTGCTTGCATATAAAAAATCACAAACTGGTAGTACTGGAAACATCCATGGACTTGTACTTGTATCTGAACAAATGTCTTCCTCTGGTATACCACAAG ATGGTGCTAGTTCTGTAACTAAATTAAGTACTTTTGTGGGTGGATTATCGAGTAAAAGTAACAGTAATATCGTACAAATGAGACGttcaacaaataaaaaagggaaacaagCACCTGCACCTCCAAAACGAACGAG TCTATTATCATCGTGCAGTTCATTTCGCGATTCGGCATACCAGGAACAAGATCAACAAAATACCGATGCTGCCGCCATAGCACTTGATGATGCCACAGATCTAAATGGTATTGATAAGATTTTTGAAg GTATCACACGAGATCTTGTGACAATGGCTACACAGTCAATTACTACAGGAGGTTGCGAAGTGGACGACGATGGAGATGGGTCTCAGGGGACAGCAGAACCTAATTTTGTTCCTCAACCATCAACTTCGCCAGAACCTGTTTCCAACATACCATGCAATCagaaacaaattaaaacaCGACCTTATCCATCTAAGGAAGTACTGCCTCAGAAG tTGGTACATGTAGGTGCACTAGAGGTGCAAAATGTTAAGAGAGCAATTAACCGTTATGGTACCCTACCTAAGGGTGCAAGAATTGGCGCCTACCTAGAAAGTCTTCGGCAGAGCGGAATGCCTTCTAATCAAGAAAATATTGCAACTACTTCGGCAATATCTACAGTTGTGGAACAACATGATGTTACAAGTAGTACGGATACACCGCAGCATCGTTCGCTTTCTCCTCGTCAAAACAATTTACGTAATCAGCCTCAAATGACGCGCAGTAATTCTTCCAGTGGTGTAGTAAATACTTATCAACCACCAAATTCACCACGCAGTCGGACAGTAgggattagaaaaaataatacagaaaATATTGGATTAAGAACTTTCCGAGGTCCAAATAATACTGGTTTCAGAACAGCCAGTCCATCAAGATCCGTTCAACCAACGCTTGCTGATCTTGAATTTCCTCCACCACCTATTGACTTGCCACCACCACcagatgaaatttttaatcctGCAGATCAATGTGATTTGCCTCCGCCTGTAACGGCTTCTCCAAATAGTGATATTTCTCATATTAAAACTAATTCACCAGTAAGTGtcagaaaattaaaatcagaATGGAAAATAAAGGATGAAGTAAATGATGATCAAGATGATAAGAACAACGATGTTAGAAATGTAGAACCTTCTGTGAAAGAAGCTAGTTCTAGATTTGGTGTAAACTTACGGCGCAGAGAAACTACTAGCGAAATACATTGTGCCGTAAATAAATCTTTggatgataaaaaaacaattcttaAAACGAAAGAGGTATCTAGTAACGTAAGACTGGAATCAACAGAATTAACATCATCTCCAGAAgaagcaccaccaccacctccgccaccacctccacctcctacTGCTGTTGGTATAACAGATACATTTGAATCCAAACCAGGGATGAAGGAGATGTTAGAGTTAAAATTggttaatgaaataaaacaaagtgcTGATATGAAACACGGAGgatctgtaaaaaaaagtggaaTTGCAGGTAATGTACCTTCATTACCTCTTGATCCTGCATCTCAGTTATTATCAGAGTTATGTGCCAGCTTTAGTATGGATACAAATAAACATTCAGTACAAAATGAGTATGCCATTTCTAATCTGAAGAGCAATGATAGTTTTTCAATTGCACAGGATCATCATTTAAATCTTGATAAACACACTACACACAAAGAGATTGATGCATCTTCACCTATAACAGAGAGTGTAATAAGCACTGGCAATATAggcttcaaattgaaaaaggtAGATAAGAGGAATAACCcgcaaaaggaagaaactggagataatcaaataattgattttaaggCTAGATTACGAAAGGTAGATAATgcagaaaaagataaagttgtggaagataaaacaaaacggTTTGATGATATTGGAAGTAGTATCACAGATTCTTCAGAATTAGGTACAGATGATCAAGTTGATGATAAACGTAGAAGTACCGGAAGTATAAGTAGCCTAAAAAAATTatgggaaaataaagaagctTCCTGCGATAATCAACCGCTCAGTCCTAAATTAAGTGTTCGAGGTGTAAATAAACCAGATATAGTTGATGCAGGTGAAGACTCACCAGAAGATCATAGTGGGGCATCAACACGTAGTTCTACGAGTAAAGGAGACACAAGAGTATGGCCTCCGACATCATCCACAGATATAGAAAAACCTGTTGTGCCAGCTAAGCCACTAAAACCATTAGTTTCTTCAACTAAACATTTTGGTTCCTCAATATACGCTACACCAAATTGCAATAAGTCTACTTCACAGACAGATGAAGATGCAAATAAACAAACTGCCGAATCAAAAGGTGCAGTAAAACATAGTGTAATCGAAATTTCGAATGTTATTGAAAATAGTATTTTGAATCTTAGAGGTAGTCCAACTATAATCATGGCTAGTTGGCTTCAACTATCCGATAAAGTTGGTTTGCTCCATGGTATGTGCATAAGTCTTACAGATACTGCAATAGCACCACACGCGAGGTTTCAGTTCCGCGATTTACTCACTAGACTTGAGCTACAAGCACGACAACTAAGAGCAGCTGGAACAAGAAATATTGCAGAGAATACAAGACTATTAAGTGAGGttcaaaatacaataaaagatGTAATAAATACAGTGCAGagataa